One window from the genome of Pedobacter schmidteae encodes:
- a CDS encoding SRPBCC family protein: protein MTVIESTTEVNLPVEKVYAFLADMNNHQQLMPENIYNWSSTEDEASFTIQNMAKLAIKISSRVENKELIAVPTEKAPFELELKWTVADNGKGGTTASHIISADLNMMMKMLAAGPLQKLADHQTARLSEILK, encoded by the coding sequence ATGACAGTTATTGAAAGTACTACAGAGGTAAATTTACCTGTCGAAAAAGTATACGCATTTTTGGCCGATATGAATAATCATCAGCAATTGATGCCTGAAAATATTTATAACTGGTCATCAACCGAAGATGAGGCTAGCTTTACCATACAAAACATGGCCAAACTGGCCATCAAAATATCCAGCCGTGTTGAAAACAAGGAGCTTATTGCTGTTCCTACAGAAAAAGCACCTTTTGAGCTGGAATTGAAATGGACGGTAGCCGATAATGGCAAAGGTGGTACTACTGCTTCACATATCATTTCGGCCGATTTGAACATGATGATGAAAATGCTGGCCGCAGGCCCGCTGCAAAAACTAGCCGATCATCAAACGGCCCGGTTGTCGGAGATTTTAAAATAA